One part of the Marinobacterium rhizophilum genome encodes these proteins:
- the purU gene encoding formyltetrahydrofolate deformylase, whose protein sequence is MTAILKPWIFTAHCPSRLGTVDVVTRFMAETRNYVLEMQSFDDRELERFCIRVEFRPQDDNFSEAAFNAAFAERAAGFDMEWQLRTPEHKPRVAILVSKYDHCLNDLLYRFRTGQLNIEIPVIISNHPDLESLAQWHGIPYHHLPITPDTKAEQEAQVWKLIQQYDTELVVLARYMQVLSPDLCRKLDGWAINIHHSLLPGFKGAKPYHQAWAKGVKLVGATAHYVNNDLDEGPIITQGIQPVDHAQYPEDLVEKGQDIERVTLFKAIRYHIEKRVFVLGQRTVVFAD, encoded by the coding sequence ATGACAGCAATATTGAAACCGTGGATCTTCACGGCGCACTGTCCGAGCCGTCTGGGTACCGTTGATGTGGTGACCCGGTTCATGGCCGAAACCCGCAACTACGTGCTGGAGATGCAGTCCTTCGACGACCGCGAACTGGAACGTTTCTGCATTCGTGTGGAGTTCCGTCCCCAGGACGACAACTTCAGTGAAGCGGCTTTCAATGCAGCCTTTGCTGAACGGGCCGCGGGTTTTGACATGGAATGGCAGCTGCGTACGCCGGAGCACAAGCCCCGGGTGGCGATCCTGGTGTCCAAGTATGACCATTGCCTCAATGACCTGCTGTACCGCTTTCGTACCGGACAGTTGAACATCGAAATTCCGGTGATTATCTCCAATCACCCGGATCTCGAGTCGCTGGCGCAGTGGCACGGTATTCCGTACCACCACCTGCCCATTACGCCGGATACCAAGGCGGAGCAGGAAGCCCAGGTATGGAAGCTGATCCAGCAGTACGATACCGAACTGGTGGTACTGGCGCGCTACATGCAGGTGTTGTCGCCGGACCTGTGCCGCAAGCTGGATGGCTGGGCCATCAACATCCACCATTCCCTGCTGCCGGGCTTCAAGGGTGCCAAACCCTATCACCAGGCCTGGGCCAAGGGCGTCAAGCTGGTGGGTGCCACGGCGCATTACGTCAACAACGATCTGGATGAAGGGCCGATCATCACCCAGGGTATTCAGCCGGTGGATCATGCCCAGTATCCGGAGGATCTGGTAGAAAAGGGTCAGGATATTGAACGCGTCACGCTGTTCAAGGCCATTCGCTATCACATCGAAAAACGTGTCTTTGTGCTGGGTCAGCGCACCGTGGTCTTTGCCGACTAG
- a CDS encoding sarcosine oxidase subunit gamma → MSDIIAPTKPAAAESASASSVATVALMDQLAAPSIRAESPLFHADLATVAKQGPKTGGVTLQEHKLLGHLVIRGSQDNAAFLAGARAVLGVDLPTQPLTSAEAGTLSVRWIAPDEWLVILPGLEAFELENRLREAMSGHIAIVNVSGGQTVLELSGADARAVLKKSTPYDVHDRNFPVGKVVTTVFAKSQAVIRRTGEQSWELVIRRSFADYLWLWLQDACAEFGLVVKD, encoded by the coding sequence ATGTCTGACATCATTGCACCAACCAAGCCGGCCGCCGCAGAGTCCGCCTCTGCCTCAAGCGTGGCAACTGTCGCCCTGATGGACCAGCTGGCCGCTCCGAGCATCCGTGCCGAGTCGCCGCTGTTCCATGCGGATCTCGCCACGGTTGCCAAGCAAGGTCCCAAGACTGGCGGCGTCACGCTGCAGGAACACAAGCTGCTGGGTCACCTGGTGATCCGCGGCAGCCAGGATAACGCCGCCTTTCTGGCCGGTGCCCGGGCTGTACTGGGGGTTGATCTGCCGACCCAGCCGCTGACCTCGGCCGAAGCCGGGACGCTGTCGGTACGCTGGATCGCACCGGACGAGTGGCTGGTGATTCTGCCGGGCCTGGAGGCATTCGAGCTGGAAAACCGCTTGCGTGAAGCGATGAGCGGCCATATCGCCATCGTCAATGTCAGCGGTGGCCAGACCGTGCTGGAACTCTCCGGTGCCGATGCGCGGGCTGTGCTGAAGAAGTCCACACCCTACGACGTGCATGACCGTAACTTCCCGGTGGGCAAGGTCGTTACCACGGTCTTCGCCAAGAGCCAGGCGGTGATCCGTCGCACCGGCGAGCAAAGCTGGGAGCTGGTGATTCGTCGCAGTTTTGCCGATTACCTCTGGCTCTGGTTGCAGGATGCCTGCGCCGAGTTCGGACTGGTCGTTAAAGACTGA
- a CDS encoding GFA family protein, whose amino-acid sequence MPDTQPAHGHCLCGKTSIHVGQMSLHAGACHCSQCRRWSGGPLLATDCGTDVTLAGTEFIGLFRSSDWAERGFCTVCGSHLFYRLTDTQQYFVPVGLFGDDPKLVLDHQVFIDEKPAFYDFANPTTNLTGAEAFAQFEAQSSAP is encoded by the coding sequence ATGCCTGATACCCAGCCCGCCCATGGCCACTGCCTGTGTGGCAAGACCTCAATCCATGTGGGGCAGATGAGCCTCCATGCCGGCGCCTGCCATTGCAGCCAGTGCCGGCGCTGGAGCGGCGGCCCACTGCTGGCCACCGACTGCGGCACCGACGTGACCCTGGCAGGAACCGAGTTCATCGGCCTGTTCCGCTCATCCGACTGGGCCGAGCGCGGCTTTTGCACCGTCTGCGGCAGCCACCTGTTCTACCGTCTGACCGACACCCAACAATATTTCGTGCCCGTGGGCCTGTTTGGTGATGACCCGAAGCTGGTACTGGACCACCAGGTGTTTATAGACGAAAAGCCGGCCTTCTATGACTTCGCCAACCCGACGACGAACCTGACCGGCGCCGAGGCCTTTGCGCAATTCGAGGCGCAGTCCAGCGCCCCCTGA
- a CDS encoding GlxA family transcriptional regulator, with amino-acid sequence MTNQQRQRTFDSRFKRSNQAYLKDSESSCTPAIRIGFVLREHFSMMAFTAAVDAIVTANLLSSTPLYSFSTLSLDGAAVRSDLGIEISVGGALQPQSGNDLDMLFVCGGLRCNLQPDKTLQEQLRTAALQGLTLGGLWNGSYLLAQAGLMDGYECTVHPESRDGLQETCPRVTLSSHPYVLDRERVSCAGASSALSMMLAIIGQHYGNEVVRGIEEILSCDKIGETPERPMPCTAIDPTLPEPLQAVLQLMEANIEEPLGMEELAGLVNLSRRQIERLFHRYIDSTPSKYYLELRITRARRLLLQTNETIAAITVACGFVSTTHFSHCYRDYFGQSPSQARQNRGR; translated from the coding sequence ATGACAAACCAGCAACGCCAGCGTACTTTCGACAGCCGCTTCAAGCGCAGTAATCAGGCCTACCTCAAGGACAGCGAGTCCAGCTGCACGCCCGCCATTCGTATCGGTTTCGTGTTGCGCGAACATTTCTCCATGATGGCCTTTACCGCCGCCGTGGATGCCATCGTCACCGCCAACCTGCTCAGCAGTACACCGCTGTACAGCTTCAGCACCCTGAGCCTGGATGGCGCCGCCGTTCGCAGCGACCTGGGGATCGAGATTTCCGTGGGCGGCGCCCTGCAGCCACAGAGCGGGAATGACCTGGACATGCTGTTTGTCTGCGGCGGACTGCGCTGCAACCTCCAGCCCGACAAGACCTTGCAGGAGCAACTGCGCACAGCCGCCCTGCAGGGCCTGACCCTTGGCGGCCTCTGGAACGGCAGCTACCTGCTGGCCCAGGCCGGCCTGATGGACGGCTACGAATGTACCGTGCATCCCGAGAGCCGCGACGGTCTGCAGGAAACCTGCCCCCGGGTGACACTCTCAAGCCATCCCTATGTACTGGACCGCGAACGGGTCTCCTGCGCCGGGGCCAGCAGCGCCCTGAGCATGATGCTGGCGATCATCGGGCAGCACTATGGCAACGAAGTGGTACGCGGTATCGAAGAAATTCTCAGCTGCGACAAGATTGGCGAAACCCCTGAACGCCCAATGCCCTGCACCGCCATCGATCCGACCCTGCCGGAACCGCTGCAGGCGGTGTTGCAACTGATGGAAGCCAATATCGAAGAACCCCTGGGCATGGAAGAACTGGCAGGGCTGGTCAACCTGTCGCGGCGCCAGATCGAGCGCCTGTTCCACCGCTATATCGACAGCACCCCATCCAAGTACTACCTGGAGCTGCGCATCACCCGCGCCCGGCGCCTGCTGCTGCAGACCAACGAAACCATTGCCGCCATTACCGTGGCCTGCGGCTTCGTCAGCACTACCCACTTCAGCCACTGCTACCGCGACTACTTCGGCCAGTCACCCAGCCAGGCCCGCCAGAACCGCGGCCGCTGA
- a CDS encoding tetratricopeptide repeat protein, with protein MLTRPKACTTSSHVLPVRSGRCALAATALCASLGAALLLSPPTFAAEPAADFMTGFNAYENGDYAQALAHFTPLAERGDYAAQYNLGLIYSEGLGVPRDPVTAARWFTPVAERGNKRAQFILGGMYERGDGVGQNHATATLLYLQAAEQEHMYAQYHLAGKYYAGRGIPQNLPAAAKWYRRAAELGHVNAQFNLGLMYEKGQGLARSDLNAMRWYQLAANQGFASAQTHLGLMYLEGRGTPQDYMRAYQWLSIAKSNGAGHPALEILASKLSLDEIAQAQEQASAWEAKQGR; from the coding sequence ATGCTTACCCGGCCCAAAGCCTGCACCACCTCGTCCCATGTTCTGCCTGTACGCTCCGGTCGCTGCGCGCTTGCAGCAACAGCACTGTGCGCCAGTCTCGGTGCCGCTCTGCTACTGAGCCCGCCCACCTTTGCCGCAGAGCCCGCGGCCGACTTCATGACTGGTTTCAATGCTTACGAAAACGGCGACTACGCCCAGGCACTGGCGCACTTTACCCCCCTGGCCGAGCGGGGTGACTATGCCGCCCAGTACAACCTGGGGCTCATCTATTCAGAAGGTCTGGGTGTCCCCCGGGACCCGGTGACCGCCGCCCGCTGGTTTACCCCCGTGGCTGAACGGGGTAACAAACGGGCCCAGTTCATTCTGGGCGGCATGTATGAGCGCGGGGACGGCGTGGGGCAGAATCACGCGACGGCCACGCTACTGTATCTCCAGGCGGCCGAGCAGGAACACATGTACGCCCAGTACCACCTGGCAGGCAAATACTATGCCGGGCGCGGCATCCCGCAGAACCTGCCCGCGGCGGCAAAATGGTATCGCCGTGCAGCGGAGCTCGGGCACGTCAATGCGCAGTTCAACCTGGGGCTGATGTATGAAAAAGGCCAGGGCCTGGCTCGCAGCGACCTTAACGCCATGCGCTGGTATCAGCTTGCCGCCAATCAGGGATTTGCCAGTGCCCAAACACACCTGGGGCTCATGTACCTCGAGGGTCGCGGTACACCTCAGGACTACATGCGCGCCTACCAGTGGCTCAGCATCGCCAAGTCCAACGGTGCCGGCCATCCGGCGCTGGAAATACTGGCCAGCAAACTCAGTCTTGACGAGATCGCCCAGGCCCAGGAACAGGCCAGCGCCTGGGAAGCAAAACAGGGTCGATAA